A window of the Streptomyces sp. JB150 genome harbors these coding sequences:
- a CDS encoding VOC family protein, protein MVHVLGSRILLRPTDPERSRTFYGERLGLAVYREFGTGPERGTVYFLGGGFLELSGRSDTPPSPAVRLWLQVADAQAARDELRGRGVKIVRPPVREPWGLIEMWIADPDGTQIVLVEVPADHPLRYRPGI, encoded by the coding sequence ATGGTGCATGTACTGGGCAGCCGGATCCTGCTGCGCCCCACGGACCCCGAGCGCTCCCGGACCTTCTACGGCGAGCGGCTGGGCCTCGCCGTCTACCGGGAGTTCGGCACCGGTCCCGAGCGGGGCACCGTCTACTTCCTCGGCGGTGGCTTCCTGGAGCTCTCCGGGCGCTCCGACACCCCGCCCTCCCCCGCCGTACGCCTCTGGCTCCAGGTGGCCGACGCGCAGGCGGCCCGCGACGAGCTGCGCGGCCGGGGCGTGAAAATCGTCCGGCCGCCGGTGCGGGAGCCGTGGGGCCTGATCGAGATGTGGATCGCCGATCCGGACGGAACGCAGATCGTGCTGGTGGAGGTGCCGGCGGATCATCCGCTGCGGTACCGGCCGGGAATCTAG
- a CDS encoding thioredoxin family protein, whose amino-acid sequence MTGLMVCCAVLAAASACAVLRRRRNGRVRVRVRDEGQRLDAAELGAELGERATLVQFSSAFCAPCRATRRILGEVAGLVPGVSHVEIDAESRLGLVRRLGILRTPTVLVLDADGRIVRRATGQPRKADVIAALGEAV is encoded by the coding sequence ATGACCGGACTGATGGTGTGCTGTGCGGTGCTCGCGGCGGCGAGCGCCTGCGCAGTGCTGCGACGGCGGCGGAACGGGAGAGTACGGGTGCGCGTGCGGGACGAGGGGCAGCGGCTCGACGCGGCCGAGCTGGGCGCGGAACTGGGCGAGCGCGCCACGCTGGTGCAGTTCTCCAGCGCCTTCTGCGCCCCCTGCCGGGCCACCCGGCGGATCCTCGGCGAGGTGGCCGGCCTGGTGCCGGGCGTCAGCCATGTCGAGATCGACGCCGAGTCCCGTCTCGGCCTCGTCCGGCGCCTCGGCATCCTCCGCACGCCGACCGTGCTGGTGCTCGACGCCGACGGCCGGATCGTCCGCCGGGCCACCGGGCAGCCCCGCAAGGCCGACGTGATCGCGGCCCTCGGCGAAGCCGTCTGA
- a CDS encoding glycerophosphodiester phosphodiesterase family protein, protein MNFLTIGHRGVMGVEPENTLRSFVAAEQAGLDVIELDLHLSKDGALVVMHDAEVDRTTDGSGPIAEKTLAELRALDAGDGERIPVFEEVLDAVSTPLQAEIKDVAAARALAEVIRQRGLTGRVEVSSFHDDAIAETARMLPGVRTALIASRYGTDIVERAVQAGAATVCLDIRRLTLEVVEHARAADLRVIAWVVNSQKHLRLVRALELDGATTDYPDIKRTGRFTA, encoded by the coding sequence TTGAACTTCCTCACCATCGGTCATCGCGGAGTCATGGGTGTCGAGCCCGAGAACACCCTGCGTTCCTTCGTCGCCGCCGAACAGGCCGGCCTCGACGTCATCGAACTCGATCTTCATCTGAGCAAGGACGGCGCCCTCGTCGTCATGCACGACGCCGAGGTCGACCGTACGACCGACGGCAGCGGCCCCATCGCGGAGAAGACGCTGGCGGAGCTGCGCGCCCTGGACGCGGGCGACGGCGAGCGGATCCCGGTCTTCGAGGAGGTCCTGGACGCGGTGAGCACCCCGCTCCAGGCGGAGATCAAGGACGTGGCGGCGGCGCGGGCGCTGGCGGAGGTGATCCGGCAGCGGGGGCTCACCGGCCGCGTCGAGGTGTCGTCGTTCCACGACGACGCCATCGCCGAGACGGCCCGGATGCTGCCCGGCGTGCGCACCGCGCTGATCGCCAGCCGCTACGGCACCGACATCGTGGAACGCGCGGTGCAGGCCGGTGCCGCGACGGTCTGTCTCGACATCCGCCGCCTCACCCTGGAGGTCGTCGAGCACGCCCGCGCGGCCGACCTGCGGGTCATCGCCTGGGTGGTGAACTCGCAGAAGCATCTGCGGCTGGTGCGGGCGCTGGAACTGGACGGCGCGACCACCGACTACCCGGACATCAAGCGCACCGGCCGGTTCACCGCGTGA
- a CDS encoding flavin reductase family protein, with amino-acid sequence MPAPRPGPPPQPASPDLLRAVFRRHAAGVAVITARGESGPVGFTATSLTSVSADPPMLSFGVGTAASSWPAIAGTDHVGVHILGEHQQELAATFARSGADRFGAPTAWREGPEGVPLLDGVLAWLVCRVHARVPAGDHRIVLAEIVVGDPAGAGRPLLYHQGRFTALRD; translated from the coding sequence CTGCCCGCCCCCCGCCCGGGCCCGCCGCCGCAGCCCGCCTCTCCCGACCTGCTCCGCGCCGTCTTCCGGCGGCACGCGGCCGGCGTCGCGGTGATCACCGCGCGCGGCGAGTCGGGCCCGGTCGGCTTCACCGCCACCTCCCTCACCTCGGTCTCCGCGGATCCGCCGATGCTCTCCTTCGGCGTCGGCACCGCCGCGTCCAGCTGGCCCGCCATCGCCGGGACCGACCACGTGGGCGTCCACATCCTGGGCGAGCACCAGCAGGAGCTGGCCGCGACCTTCGCCCGCAGCGGCGCCGACCGGTTCGGCGCGCCCACCGCCTGGCGGGAGGGCCCCGAGGGCGTGCCCCTGCTCGACGGCGTGCTGGCCTGGCTGGTGTGCCGGGTCCACGCGCGCGTGCCCGCGGGGGACCATCGGATCGTGCTCGCGGAGATCGTCGTCGGCGACCCCGCCGGCGCCGGCCGTCCGCTGCTCTACCACCAGGGCCGGTTCACCGCGCTGCGCGATTGA
- a CDS encoding electron transfer flavoprotein subunit alpha/FixB family protein, with amino-acid sequence MAEVLVYVDHVDGAVRKPTLELLTLARRVGEPVAVALGNGAADTAAALAEHGAVKVLTHDAAEYADYLVVPKVDALQAAVEAVQPAAVLVPSSAEGKEIAARLALRIGSGIITDAVDLEAGDEGPVATQSVFAAAFTTKSRVSKGIPVITVKPNSAAVEAAPAAGTVEALEVTFSEKATGTRITGRTPRESTGRPELTEAAIVVSGGRGVNGAENFAIIEALADQLGAAVGASRAAVDAGWYPHTNQVGQTGKSVSPQLYIAAGISGAIQHRAGMQTSKTIVAINKDPEAPIFDLVDYGVVGDLFEVVPQLTEQVKARKG; translated from the coding sequence ATGGCTGAAGTCCTCGTCTACGTCGACCACGTGGACGGTGCCGTCCGCAAGCCCACCCTGGAGCTGCTGACCCTGGCCCGCCGCGTCGGCGAGCCGGTCGCCGTCGCCCTCGGCAACGGCGCCGCCGACACCGCCGCCGCGCTCGCCGAGCACGGCGCGGTGAAGGTCCTGACCCACGACGCCGCCGAGTACGCCGACTACCTCGTCGTGCCGAAGGTGGACGCCCTCCAGGCCGCGGTCGAGGCCGTCCAGCCGGCCGCCGTCCTGGTCCCGTCCTCTGCGGAGGGCAAGGAGATCGCCGCCCGCCTGGCGCTGCGCATCGGCTCCGGCATCATCACCGACGCCGTCGACCTGGAGGCCGGCGACGAGGGCCCGGTGGCCACCCAGTCGGTGTTCGCCGCCGCCTTCACCACCAAGTCCCGTGTCTCCAAGGGCATCCCGGTCATCACGGTCAAGCCGAACTCGGCCGCCGTGGAGGCCGCCCCGGCCGCCGGTACGGTCGAGGCCCTGGAGGTGACCTTCTCCGAGAAGGCCACCGGCACCAGGATCACCGGCCGTACGCCGCGTGAGTCGACCGGCCGCCCGGAGCTGACCGAGGCCGCGATCGTGGTCTCCGGTGGCCGCGGCGTCAACGGTGCCGAGAACTTCGCGATCATCGAGGCCCTCGCCGACCAGCTCGGCGCGGCCGTCGGCGCCTCGCGCGCCGCGGTGGACGCGGGCTGGTACCCGCACACCAACCAGGTCGGCCAGACCGGCAAGTCCGTCTCCCCGCAGCTGTACATCGCCGCCGGCATCTCCGGCGCGATCCAGCACCGCGCGGGTATGCAGACCTCGAAGACGATCGTGGCCATCAACAAGGACCCCGAGGCCCCGATCTTCGACCTGGTCGACTACGGCGTCGTCGGTGACCTGTTCGAGGTCGTCCCGCAGCTGACCGAGCAGGTCAAGGCCCGCAAGGGCTGA
- a CDS encoding transglutaminase domain-containing protein, which translates to MQLIQQTADLSAYLAADEVIDHDHPRVRETADRLAREAADSYDYARAAFEFVRDTIAHSQDSGDPRVTWRASDVLEQGTGICYAKAHALAALLRAEDIPTALCYQQFDVVHGLVAVRFRGAWHRQDPRGNKPGVDARFSLDGERLAFVTDPDSGELDHPVLYAAPHPAVLAALRAADDRAQLMRTLPRTL; encoded by the coding sequence ATGCAGCTGATCCAGCAAACCGCAGACCTGTCCGCCTACCTGGCCGCCGACGAGGTCATCGACCACGATCATCCGCGGGTACGGGAAACCGCCGACCGCCTGGCTCGGGAGGCGGCCGACTCGTATGACTATGCGCGCGCGGCCTTCGAGTTCGTCCGCGACACCATTGCCCACTCGCAGGACTCCGGTGACCCGCGCGTCACTTGGCGGGCCTCCGACGTGCTGGAGCAGGGGACCGGCATCTGCTACGCCAAGGCGCACGCGCTCGCCGCGCTGCTGCGCGCGGAGGACATCCCGACGGCGCTGTGCTACCAGCAGTTCGACGTGGTGCACGGCCTGGTCGCCGTCCGCTTCCGCGGCGCCTGGCACCGGCAGGATCCCCGGGGCAACAAACCCGGCGTGGACGCCCGGTTCTCACTCGACGGTGAGCGGCTGGCCTTCGTCACCGATCCGGACTCCGGGGAGCTCGACCACCCCGTGCTGTACGCCGCGCCCCACCCGGCCGTCCTGGCCGCCCTGCGGGCCGCCGACGACCGGGCACAGCTGATGCGGACGCTTCCCAGGACGCTCTGA
- a CDS encoding DUF6421 family protein, translated as MTEILVQVGTEGQVPSADRVVEHPAWPRLKDAVERIRPWQSKDGSIDFEAEGAPRREDAEAAVREVTEAVEALSPLLPHDAAYHAALVKDLRRWADEGFQVPDFLDSLLAFQPAADRQDGLQHLVVFPMYTQNGNPDRNLEAVVLRMVWPDWLAELERTRYDNPLFCGIKFEDFTAGYDTNSAVLFPETIAVREAPERFTWGGIFCDREAARFRRVTAAAVDILGLELPDDIAAMVHDQKRCEEAFVLWDMVHDRTHSHGDLPFDPFMIKQRQPFWMYGLEELRCDLTAFKEAVKLEAEGVPQARDVQYAVLFDRMFRFPVTGDRNRNYDGVGGQLLFAYLHQHDVVRWTDNKLSIDWKRAPEVTNQLCAEIEKLYRDGIDRPKLVHWFAGYELVATYLAPHPGSKWAKGPDALDLTQPPRKLVDDVLPDEFPLSMFYEALSKKLKNVIASTKGITADSVERIAA; from the coding sequence ATGACGGAAATTCTTGTGCAGGTGGGTACGGAGGGCCAGGTTCCTTCGGCGGACAGGGTCGTGGAGCACCCTGCGTGGCCCCGGCTCAAGGATGCCGTGGAGCGGATCCGGCCATGGCAGTCCAAGGACGGATCGATCGACTTCGAGGCCGAGGGCGCCCCGCGCCGTGAGGACGCCGAGGCCGCCGTACGCGAGGTCACCGAGGCCGTCGAGGCGCTCTCCCCGCTGCTCCCGCACGACGCCGCCTACCACGCGGCCCTGGTGAAGGACCTGCGCCGCTGGGCGGACGAGGGCTTCCAGGTCCCGGACTTCCTGGACTCGCTGCTGGCCTTCCAGCCCGCCGCCGACCGGCAGGACGGCCTCCAGCACCTGGTCGTCTTCCCGATGTACACGCAGAACGGCAACCCGGACCGCAACCTCGAAGCGGTCGTGCTGCGCATGGTCTGGCCCGACTGGCTGGCCGAGCTGGAGCGCACCCGCTACGACAACCCGCTGTTCTGCGGCATCAAGTTCGAGGACTTCACGGCCGGCTACGACACCAACTCCGCCGTCCTCTTCCCCGAGACCATCGCCGTGCGCGAGGCGCCCGAGCGTTTCACCTGGGGCGGCATCTTCTGCGACCGCGAAGCCGCCCGCTTCCGCCGGGTCACCGCCGCCGCCGTCGACATCCTCGGCCTGGAGCTGCCCGACGACATCGCCGCCATGGTCCACGACCAGAAGCGCTGCGAAGAGGCCTTCGTGCTGTGGGACATGGTCCACGACCGCACCCACAGCCACGGCGACCTGCCGTTCGACCCGTTCATGATCAAGCAGCGCCAGCCGTTCTGGATGTACGGCCTGGAGGAGCTGCGCTGCGACCTCACCGCCTTCAAGGAGGCCGTGAAGCTGGAGGCCGAGGGCGTCCCGCAGGCCCGTGACGTGCAGTACGCGGTGCTCTTCGACCGCATGTTCCGCTTCCCGGTCACCGGCGACCGCAACCGCAACTACGACGGCGTCGGCGGCCAGCTGCTCTTCGCCTACCTGCACCAGCACGACGTCGTGCGCTGGACCGACAACAAGCTGTCCATCGACTGGAAGCGCGCCCCCGAGGTCACCAACCAGCTCTGCGCCGAGATCGAGAAGCTCTACCGTGACGGCATCGACCGCCCGAAGCTCGTCCACTGGTTCGCCGGCTACGAGCTGGTCGCCACCTACCTCGCCCCGCACCCCGGCTCCAAGTGGGCCAAGGGTCCGGACGCCCTGGACCTGACCCAGCCGCCGCGCAAGCTCGTCGATGACGTGCTTCCGGACGAGTTTCCGCTGAGCATGTTCTATGAGGCACTGTCCAAGAAGCTGAAAAACGTGATCGCCTCCACCAAGGGCATCACGGCGGACAGCGTCGAGCGGATCGCCGCGTGA
- a CDS encoding lysophospholipid acyltransferase family protein, translating to MAELVYRPVIGLARTMFKVWDLKIDCKGSENIPRSGGAVLVSNHISYLDFVFNGLAALPQKRLVRFMAKESVFRHKVSGPLMRGMKHIPVDRKQGETAYAHALDSLRSGEVVGVFPEATISESFTLKSFKSGAARLAQEAGVPLIPMAVWGTQRLWTKGHPRNFKRSHTPITIRVGEAIEASRDKYAGALTRQLRERVQELLEAAQRAYPVRPKDTDDPWWLPAHLGGTAPTADELRAAEAH from the coding sequence ATGGCAGAGCTCGTCTACCGTCCCGTCATCGGTCTCGCCCGCACGATGTTCAAGGTGTGGGACCTCAAGATCGACTGCAAGGGCTCGGAGAACATCCCGCGCTCGGGCGGTGCCGTGCTGGTCAGCAATCACATCAGCTACCTGGACTTCGTCTTCAACGGGCTGGCGGCGCTGCCGCAGAAGCGGCTCGTCCGTTTCATGGCCAAGGAGTCGGTCTTCCGGCACAAGGTGTCCGGGCCGCTGATGCGCGGAATGAAGCACATCCCCGTGGACCGCAAGCAGGGTGAGACGGCGTACGCGCACGCCCTCGACTCGCTGCGGTCCGGCGAGGTCGTCGGGGTCTTCCCGGAGGCGACCATCTCGGAGTCGTTCACGCTGAAGAGCTTCAAGTCGGGCGCCGCGCGCCTGGCGCAGGAGGCGGGGGTGCCGCTCATCCCGATGGCGGTGTGGGGTACCCAGCGGCTGTGGACCAAGGGCCACCCGCGCAACTTCAAGCGCAGCCACACCCCGATCACCATCCGGGTGGGCGAGGCGATCGAGGCGTCCCGCGACAAGTACGCCGGCGCCCTCACCCGGCAGCTGCGCGAGCGCGTGCAGGAGCTGCTGGAGGCCGCGCAGCGCGCCTACCCGGTCCGCCCGAAGGACACCGACGACCCGTGGTGGCTCCCCGCCCACCTGGGCGGCACCGCCCCGACGGCGGACGAGCTGCGGGCGGCCGAGGCGCACTGA
- a CDS encoding GNAT family N-acetyltransferase: MDTTTTGLTFRDATEADVDTLVALIESAYRGDASRAGWTTEADILEGQRTDPEGVLEVVTSPDSRLLTVERDGTVVACCQLEHRGEYAYFGMFAVSPTLQGAGLGKAVIAEAERQAREVWGAREMHMTVISVREDLIAWYERRGYRRTGELSPFPYGDERFGLPLRPDLQFELLVKPLD; encoded by the coding sequence ATGGACACCACCACCACCGGACTGACCTTCCGCGACGCCACGGAGGCCGACGTCGACACGCTGGTGGCGCTGATCGAGTCGGCGTACCGCGGTGACGCCAGCCGGGCCGGGTGGACCACCGAGGCGGACATCCTCGAAGGGCAGCGGACCGATCCCGAGGGCGTGCTGGAGGTCGTCACGTCGCCGGACAGCCGGCTGCTGACGGTCGAGCGGGACGGCACCGTCGTCGCCTGCTGCCAGCTCGAACACCGCGGCGAGTACGCCTACTTCGGCATGTTCGCGGTCAGCCCGACGCTCCAGGGAGCCGGACTGGGCAAGGCGGTCATCGCGGAGGCGGAGCGCCAGGCGCGCGAGGTCTGGGGCGCGCGGGAGATGCACATGACGGTGATCTCCGTGCGCGAGGACCTGATCGCCTGGTACGAGCGGCGCGGCTACCGCCGTACGGGTGAGCTGTCCCCGTTCCCGTACGGCGACGAGCGCTTCGGCCTCCCGCTCCGTCCCGACCTGCAGTTCGAGCTGCTGGTCAAGCCGCTGGACTGA
- a CDS encoding SDR family NAD(P)-dependent oxidoreductase — MGNGALSGAVIAVAGAGGPAGRAALLRLAEAGATVVGADNDPERLAEAVDAARYASGGATVTGETVDLLNLEATRDWATRTEKEFGRVDGLVHLVGGWRGSETFTKTNLDDWDLLELLLIRTVQHTSLAFHEAIQRSDRGRYVLISAAGATKPTAGNASYAAAKAAAEAWTLALADYFRKAGGEQGPTSAAAILVVKALVHDAMRAERPNAKFAGFTDVKDLAEAIVGVWDKPAAEVNGNRLWLTEKP, encoded by the coding sequence ATGGGGAACGGGGCTCTCAGCGGTGCGGTGATCGCGGTCGCCGGCGCGGGCGGACCCGCCGGGCGGGCGGCGCTGCTGCGGCTCGCCGAGGCCGGCGCCACGGTCGTCGGCGCCGACAACGACCCGGAGCGGCTGGCCGAGGCCGTGGACGCGGCGCGCTACGCCTCCGGCGGCGCCACCGTCACCGGCGAGACGGTCGACCTGCTCAACCTGGAAGCCACCCGCGACTGGGCCACCCGCACCGAGAAGGAGTTCGGCCGCGTCGACGGCCTGGTCCACCTCGTCGGCGGCTGGCGCGGCAGCGAGACCTTCACCAAAACCAACCTGGACGACTGGGACCTGCTGGAGCTGTTGCTCATCCGCACCGTGCAGCACACCTCCCTCGCCTTCCACGAGGCCATCCAGCGCAGCGACCGCGGCCGGTACGTGCTGATCAGCGCGGCCGGCGCCACCAAGCCCACCGCGGGCAACGCCTCGTACGCCGCCGCCAAGGCCGCCGCCGAGGCGTGGACGCTGGCCCTGGCCGACTACTTCCGCAAGGCCGGGGGCGAGCAGGGTCCGACCTCGGCGGCTGCCATCCTGGTGGTGAAGGCGTTGGTGCACGACGCGATGCGCGCCGAGCGGCCCAACGCGAAGTTCGCGGGCTTCACGGACGTCAAGGACCTCGCCGAGGCGATCGTCGGCGTCTGGGACAAGCCCGCCGCGGAAGTGAACGGAAACCGTCTGTGGCTGACCGAGAAGCCGTGA
- a CDS encoding aldolase/citrate lyase family protein, translating into MGQGQQEQVATSLAGAVGEEISASLAPVDAALERLYPGDPGTRQPVHTVYVPGDAFTAGTIRSWGDQALAALDEHAPDAASFAAALGLSDDLAEPVYSRVRAKLEREPIEDLRVDFEDGYQGEDEDRDAARAARLIAEAYENGTAAPYMGIRMKCMEAPVRDRGIRTLDVFLTGLMNAGGLPGGLVLTLPKVTYPEQVTALVRLLEAFEKAHGLEPGRIGFEIQIETSQAILAADGTATVARMIPAAEGRATGLHYGTFDYSACLGVSAAYQASDHPAADHAKAIMQVAAAGTGVRVCDGSTNVLPVGPTAKVHDAWRLHYALTRRALARAYYQGWDMHPGHIPTRYAAVFAFYREGFEQAAGRLARYANRAGGDVMDEPATAKALSGYLLRGLDCGALDIAEVARLSGLTRADLEGFAAPRRGDLTPSAG; encoded by the coding sequence ATGGGTCAGGGCCAGCAGGAGCAGGTCGCGACGAGCCTCGCGGGCGCCGTCGGCGAGGAGATCAGCGCCTCCCTCGCACCGGTCGACGCCGCACTGGAGCGCCTCTACCCCGGAGACCCGGGCACCCGCCAGCCCGTCCACACCGTCTACGTCCCCGGTGACGCCTTCACCGCCGGCACCATCCGCTCCTGGGGCGACCAGGCCCTCGCCGCCCTTGACGAGCACGCCCCCGACGCCGCGTCCTTCGCCGCCGCTCTCGGCCTTTCCGACGACCTCGCCGAGCCCGTCTACTCCCGCGTCCGCGCCAAGCTGGAGCGCGAACCCATCGAGGACCTGCGCGTCGACTTCGAGGACGGCTACCAGGGCGAGGACGAGGACCGGGACGCGGCCCGCGCCGCCCGCCTGATCGCCGAGGCCTACGAGAACGGCACCGCCGCCCCGTACATGGGCATCCGCATGAAGTGCATGGAGGCGCCGGTCCGCGACCGCGGCATCCGCACCCTGGACGTCTTCCTCACCGGCCTGATGAACGCGGGCGGCCTGCCCGGCGGACTCGTCCTGACCCTGCCCAAGGTCACCTACCCCGAGCAGGTCACCGCCCTGGTCCGGCTCCTGGAGGCCTTCGAGAAGGCGCACGGCCTGGAGCCCGGCCGGATCGGCTTCGAGATCCAGATCGAGACCAGCCAGGCCATCCTCGCCGCCGACGGCACCGCCACCGTCGCCCGGATGATCCCGGCCGCCGAGGGCCGCGCCACCGGCCTGCACTACGGCACCTTCGACTACAGCGCCTGCCTCGGCGTCTCCGCCGCCTACCAGGCCAGCGACCACCCCGCCGCCGACCACGCCAAGGCGATCATGCAGGTCGCCGCCGCGGGCACCGGCGTACGCGTCTGCGACGGCTCCACCAACGTCCTGCCCGTCGGCCCCACCGCGAAGGTCCACGACGCCTGGCGCCTGCACTACGCCCTCACCCGCCGCGCCCTGGCCCGCGCCTACTACCAGGGCTGGGACATGCACCCCGGCCACATCCCCACCCGCTACGCCGCCGTCTTCGCCTTCTACCGCGAGGGCTTCGAGCAGGCCGCCGGGCGCCTCGCCCGCTACGCCAACCGGGCCGGCGGCGACGTCATGGACGAGCCCGCCACCGCCAAGGCCCTCAGCGGCTACCTGCTGCGCGGCCTCGACTGCGGCGCCCTGGACATCGCCGAGGTCGCCCGGCTGTCCGGACTGACCCGGGCCGACCTGGAGGGCTTCGCCGCCCCCCGCCGAGGGGACCTGACCCCCTCGGCCGGCTGA
- a CDS encoding low specificity L-threonine aldolase gives MNPPKTDARRHHDPEVRGFASDNYAGAHPEVLAALALANGGHQVAYGEDAYTDNLQRIIRSHFGASAEAFPVFNGTGANVVALQAVTDRWGAVICAESAHINVDEGGAPERMGGLKLLTVPTPDGKLTPELIDRQAWGWDDEHRAMPQVVSITQSTELGTLYTPGEIRAICEHAHAHGMKVHLDGSRIANAAASLDVPMRTFTNAVGVDILSLGGTKNGALFGEAVVVLNPDAVRKMKHLRKMSMQLASKMRFVSVQLEALLAKDLWLRNARHANEMAQRLAEGVRAVHGVEILYPVQANGVFARLPHEVSERLQKKFRFYFWDEAAGVVRWMCAFDTTEEDVDAFVAAVKEEMAR, from the coding sequence GTGAACCCCCCGAAGACCGACGCGCGTCGCCATCACGACCCGGAGGTCCGCGGTTTCGCCAGTGACAACTACGCCGGCGCCCACCCGGAGGTGCTCGCCGCCCTGGCCCTGGCCAACGGCGGGCACCAGGTCGCGTACGGCGAGGACGCCTACACCGACAACCTCCAGCGGATCATCCGCAGCCACTTCGGGGCGAGCGCCGAGGCGTTCCCGGTCTTCAACGGCACCGGCGCCAACGTCGTCGCGCTCCAGGCGGTCACCGACCGCTGGGGCGCGGTGATCTGCGCCGAGAGCGCCCACATCAACGTCGACGAGGGCGGCGCCCCGGAGCGCATGGGCGGCCTGAAGCTGCTCACCGTGCCGACCCCCGACGGCAAGCTCACGCCCGAGCTGATCGACCGGCAGGCCTGGGGCTGGGACGACGAGCACCGCGCGATGCCGCAGGTCGTGTCGATCACCCAGAGCACCGAGCTGGGCACCCTCTACACGCCGGGCGAGATCCGCGCGATCTGCGAGCACGCCCACGCGCACGGCATGAAGGTGCACCTGGACGGCTCCCGGATAGCCAACGCCGCGGCCTCGCTGGACGTGCCGATGCGCACGTTCACCAACGCGGTCGGCGTGGACATCCTCTCGCTGGGCGGGACGAAGAACGGCGCGCTGTTCGGCGAGGCGGTCGTCGTCCTCAACCCGGACGCCGTCCGCAAGATGAAGCATCTGCGCAAGATGTCCATGCAGCTCGCCTCGAAGATGCGCTTCGTGTCGGTGCAGCTGGAGGCGCTGCTCGCCAAGGACCTGTGGCTGCGCAACGCCCGCCACGCCAACGAGATGGCCCAGCGCCTCGCCGAGGGCGTCCGCGCGGTGCACGGCGTGGAGATCCTGTACCCGGTGCAGGCCAACGGCGTCTTCGCCAGGCTCCCGCACGAGGTGAGCGAGCGGCTGCAGAAGAAGTTCCGCTTCTACTTCTGGGACGAGGCGGCCGGTGTCGTGCGCTGGATGTGCGCGTTCGACACGACCGAGGAGGACGTGGACGCGTTCGTCGCCGCCGTCAAGGAGGAGATGGCCCGCTGA
- a CDS encoding electron transfer flavoprotein subunit beta/FixA family protein → MSLRIVVTVKYVPDATGDRHFADDLTVDRDDVDGLLSELDEYAVEQALQIAENADDAEVTVLTVGPEDAKDALRKALSMGADKAIHVEDDDLHGTDAIGTSLVLAKAIDKAGYDLVISGMASTDGTMGVLPALLAERLGVPQVTLLSEVSVEDGVVKGRRDGDAASEQLEASLPAVVSVTDQSGEARYPSFKGIMAAKKKPVESWDLSDLDIEADEVGLEGAYTTVDSAAERPARTAGTIVKDEGEGGKQLAEFLAGQKFI, encoded by the coding sequence GTGAGCTTGAGGATCGTTGTCACCGTGAAGTACGTGCCCGACGCCACTGGCGACCGGCACTTCGCCGATGACCTGACCGTCGACCGTGACGACGTGGACGGTCTGCTCTCCGAACTGGACGAGTACGCGGTCGAGCAGGCGCTCCAGATCGCCGAGAACGCCGACGACGCCGAGGTCACCGTCCTGACGGTCGGCCCCGAGGACGCCAAGGACGCCCTGCGCAAGGCCCTCTCCATGGGTGCCGACAAGGCCATCCACGTCGAGGACGACGACCTGCACGGCACCGACGCCATCGGCACCTCCCTGGTCCTGGCCAAGGCCATCGACAAGGCCGGCTACGACCTGGTCATCTCCGGCATGGCCTCCACCGACGGCACCATGGGCGTCCTTCCGGCCCTGCTGGCCGAGCGCCTGGGCGTCCCGCAGGTCACCCTGCTCTCCGAGGTCTCCGTCGAGGACGGCGTCGTCAAGGGCCGCCGCGACGGCGACGCCGCCTCCGAGCAGCTCGAGGCCTCCCTGCCGGCCGTCGTGTCCGTCACCGACCAGTCGGGCGAGGCGCGTTACCCGTCCTTCAAGGGCATCATGGCCGCCAAGAAGAAGCCGGTGGAGTCCTGGGACCTGTCCGACTTGGACATCGAGGCCGACGAGGTCGGTCTCGAGGGTGCCTACACCACGGTCGACTCCGCGGCCGAGCGCCCGGCCCGCACGGCCGGCACGATCGTCAAGGACGAGGGCGAGGGCGGCAAGCAGCTCGCTGAGTTCCTCGCGGGCCAGAAGTTCATCTGA